A genomic region of Antennarius striatus isolate MH-2024 chromosome 16, ASM4005453v1, whole genome shotgun sequence contains the following coding sequences:
- the olfm2a gene encoding noelin-2a isoform X3 produces the protein MCNRDPRSRQLRQLMEKVQNISQSMEVLDLRTYRDLQYVRDTESLMKVVDGKLKVASDNPRSLNPKGFQELKDKVTQLLPLLPVLEQYKADAKMILRLREEVRNLSLVLMAIQEEMGAYDYEELRQRVLLLETRLHSCMQKLGCGKLTGVSNPITVRASGSRFGSWMTDTMIPSSDNKVWSMDGYFKGRRVLEYRTMNDFMKGQNFVQHLLPHPWAGTGHVVYNGSLYYNKYQSNIIIKYHFRSRSVLVQRSLSGAGYNNTFPYSWGGSSDIDLMADENGLWAVYTTIPNAGNIVISRLETQSLEVLQTWDTGFPKRSAGESFMICGTLYVTNSHLAGAKIYFAYYTNTSSYEYTDIPFHNQYSHISMMDYNPRERVLYTWNNGHQVLYNVTLFQVIKTSGD, from the exons GTTCAGAACATTAGTCAGTCCATGGAGGTGCTTGACCTGCGGACGTACAGAGACCTTCAGTATGTAAGGGACACAGAGAGCCTAATGAAAGTAGTAGATGGAAAGCTGAAAGTGGCGTCTGACAACCCCCGCAGTCTCAATCCAAAGGGCTTTCAG GAGTTGAAAGACAAGGTGACCCAGCTGCTCCCCCTGCTGCCAGTGCTGGAACAATACAAGGCAGACGCCAAGATGATCCTTCGTCTCCGGGAGGAGGTGAGGAATCTGTCCTTAGTGCTGATGGCCATCCAAGAGGAGATGGGGGCTTATGATTACGAGGAGCTGCGCCAGAGAGTCCTGCTGCTGGAGACCAGGCTTCACTCCTGCATGCAGAAACTAG GTTGTGGGAAGTTAACCGGTGTCAGTAATCCCATCACAGTTCGCGCATCGGGGTCAAGGTTTGGCTCCTGGATGACTGACACCATGATCCCCAGCTCGGACAACAAA GTGTGGTCCATGGATGGTTACTTCAAGGGGCGTCGTGTCCTGGAATATCGTACTATGAATGATTTCATGAAAGGTCAGAACTTTGTACAGCATTTGCTGCCGCACCCCTGGGCAGGCACCGGCCACGTGGTCTACAACGGCTCACTGTACTACAACAAATACCAGAGCAACATCATCATAAAATACCACTTCCGTTCACGAAGCGTGTTGGTGCAACGCAGCCTGAGTGGGGCCGGCTATAACAACACCTTTCCATACTCCTGGGGTGGCTCCTCTGACATTGACCTGATGGCTGATGAGAATGGTTTATGGGCTGTTTACACCACAATTCCAAATGCCGGTAATATTGTCATAAGTCGCCTGGAGACTCAGAGTCTGGAAGTGCTGCAGACATGGGACACAGGCTTTCCAAAGCGCAGTGCTGGAGAGTCTTTCATGATTTGTGGTACACTTTATGTCACCAACTCCCACCTGGCCGGCGCCAAAATCTACTTTGCCTACTACACCAACACATCAAGCTACGAGTACACAGATATCCCATTCCACAATCAATACTCCCACATCTCCATGATGGACTATAACCCTAGAGAAAGGGTCCTGTACACCTGGAACAACGGACACCAAGTGCTCTACAATGTTACACTCTTCCAGGTTATTAAGACTTCTGGGGACTGA